GGGTTAGATAGGAGAGACCGGAATCGACGGCGAAGGTAAAGGCCGCCAGCAGGATTGAAGTGATGATCACGACGATCGTCGAGCCACGGACTTCGTCCCACGTCGGCCAGGTGACCTTCTTCATTTCGATCATGGTCTCTTCGTAGTAGGTCACGATTTTGTCACGCAGGTTCATACAACCTTCTCTTCATTAGAAATGGCAGGCCAGGAGGGACTCGAACCCCCAACAT
This DNA window, taken from Candidatus Zixiibacteriota bacterium, encodes the following:
- the secE gene encoding preprotein translocase subunit SecE codes for the protein MNLRDKIVTYYEETMIEMKKVTWPTWDEVRGSTIVVIITSILLAAFTFAVDSGLSYLTRLVLRS